Within the Marinobacter sp. SS13-12 genome, the region CTGAACGAGAAGGGTCTCAGCAAGACAGAGGGAGGCCGTGGCGCCTTCTCGGTGCTGTTGTTCCAGGATATCGCCGTTATTCCCATGCTCGCCGTCATTCCCCTGCTGGCGGTGACCGGCCTGGCGGCAGTTGGCGCATCCGAAGCGGATTCCCACAGCGCTTTCAGCCTGGTGGCGGACCTGCCGGGCTGGGCCCATGCGTTGGTGGTGATCAGCGCAGTGGCCACGGTAATCGTCGGTGGTCACTACCTGAGTCGACCGCTGTTCCGTTACGTGGTGCAGTCCGGTATGCGTGAGGTGTTTACGGCCACAGCCCTGATGCTGGTGATTGGCATCGCTGCGTTAATGAGTGTGGTCAACCTGTCGCCAGCCCTCGGCGCTTTCCTGGCAGGTGTGGTGCTGGCGAACAGCGAATTCCGTCACGAGCTGGAGGCCAACATCGAACCCTTCAAGGGACTGTTGCTGGGGTTGTTCTTTATCACCGTGGGTGCCGGTATCAATTTCGAGGTGCTGGCGGCGCAGTGGGGCACGGTTCTGACCCTCGGGCTGGTGGTGATCGTGGTGAAGGCCGCCGTGCTGTTGATTCTGGCGCTGCTGTTCGGGCTACGCGGCCGGGATGGCTGGCTGTTTACCCTGGGCCTTGCCCAGGCCGGCGAATTCGGTTTTGTGTTGCTGACCTACAGTATGCAGAACCGGGTTATCCCGGCGGATATCGCCCAGGTACTGGCCCTGGTGGTGGCGCTGTCCATGTTCCTCACGCCGCTATTGTTCATCGCCTATGACCGGCTGGTTTTGCCACGATACCGTGACGCCCGGAATGAGCAGCGGGAAGCGGATACCATCGAGGAACAGGCCCCGGTAATCATCGCTGGTGTCGGGCGTTTTGGGCAGATCGTATGCCGGTTGTTGCGTGCCAGTAAGGTACCTATCGTGGCCCTGGACCTGGCCCTTGACCAGATTGAAAACCTGCGCCGCATCAATATCAAGAGTTACTTCGGTGATGCCAGCCGAGTGGGGCTGCTTGAGACCGCGGGCATCGCCAATGCGCGCCTGCTGGTAGTGGCCATAGACGACCGGGACCGGGCAGTGGCTCTTGTTCACCACGTCAAGCAACACTACCCCGGTGTCTGGGTGCTGGCCCGGGCCTTTGACAGAGGCCATGGCTATCAGTTGCGCCAGGCCGGCGCCGATGATGTGGTCAGCGAAACCTATCATTCCGCCCTGGAGCTGGGCGGCCATGCCCTGACCGCGTTCGGCGTGCACCCGTTGCGGGCACGGCAGATGACCTGGGCCTTTATCAATAATGAAAAGGCCCACGAGGATGATTTGTTCGATGCCTGGAAGGACATTGAAGAGGGAATCCGTTTCAGTCCCCGTTACAGCGAATTGTTCATGAAACTGGAAGATACCCTGGGTCACGTCATGCAACAGGACTGGCAGCCACCAAGTAAGGAGGACGTTCCGCTGTGGTCGCCTCCGAAGACCGGAGAATAAATCCAGGGATCAGCAAGGAATAAATCCCGTCCCCAACCGTCCTCCTGATGAAAGCCACCCGAAACGGGTAACAACAGGAGGACGTAACCATGAAAAAGCAGCTACTGACTCTCGCAATCTGCTCCATTCTTTCCACTGGCGCCCTGGCCGCTGAAGGCTCCGCCAATGCAAATGCGGAGGCCGAAGCCAACATGAGCGCCGAGGCCAGCACCCGCAATGGTGTTTCGGCCAATGGCGGTGCGTCGGCGAACGCTCGAGGCAGCGCCAACGGTGAGGCGGCCCGTGACGAGGCCACTGACCAGGGCGAGGCAGTGAGTGCCGAGGCCCGCCAGAATGCTGACAAGGCGGTGAGCGCCGGTGTTGAAACCGGCCAGAAGGTGCGTGGTACCGCTACTGCCTCCGCTGAAGCGGCCGCTGACAGGGCTGGTGAAAAGCGCCAGCAGGCGCAGGAGCGCATGAACAAGGCCCGAAATGCCGAGGTTCGGGCTGAAACCAATCAGCAAATCGGCACGTCTGTTTCTGACAGCGTCAGGAGTGAAGTGCAGAACACCGTCAGGGGAACCGTACGGGGTTCCAGTGGTGGTGCGCTGTAACAATTCACGCCAGACCGGCCGGGCCACAGCGCCCGGCCTTCTTTTGCAGCCAACAAGGAGCAGACATGCATTCGATTCCACGCATTTTGACGTTACCGCTGGCACTGGGTCTGGCCATGCCATCCCTGGTGGCACAGGCGGCAGAAGATGCCCGGGTGAACGGCCACCTTGAAGGCGGTTTCGAACACGACAGCAATGTGACCGTGGATGAACTCAACACTTCTACTGATAAAAGCGATGAGGCCCGGGTTTTTGATGCCGGCCTGGAAGGAGTGCTGAAACCCACGGAGCCCCTGA harbors:
- a CDS encoding monovalent cation:proton antiporter-2 (CPA2) family protein; translation: MTEYFIQAFIYLTAAVIAVPMAKRLGLGSVLGYLVAGVVIGPVTGLVGQETATIQHFAEFGVVMMLFLVGMELDPKSLWAMRVRLLGLGGLQVVLTSGAGMAIAWWLGLPWQTTIAVGLIFSLSSTAIVLQTLNEKGLSKTEGGRGAFSVLLFQDIAVIPMLAVIPLLAVTGLAAVGASEADSHSAFSLVADLPGWAHALVVISAVATVIVGGHYLSRPLFRYVVQSGMREVFTATALMLVIGIAALMSVVNLSPALGAFLAGVVLANSEFRHELEANIEPFKGLLLGLFFITVGAGINFEVLAAQWGTVLTLGLVVIVVKAAVLLILALLFGLRGRDGWLFTLGLAQAGEFGFVLLTYSMQNRVIPADIAQVLALVVALSMFLTPLLFIAYDRLVLPRYRDARNEQREADTIEEQAPVIIAGVGRFGQIVCRLLRASKVPIVALDLALDQIENLRRINIKSYFGDASRVGLLETAGIANARLLVVAIDDRDRAVALVHHVKQHYPGVWVLARAFDRGHGYQLRQAGADDVVSETYHSALELGGHALTAFGVHPLRARQMTWAFINNEKAHEDDLFDAWKDIEEGIRFSPRYSELFMKLEDTLGHVMQQDWQPPSKEDVPLWSPPKTGE